A region from the Mycolicibacterium phlei genome encodes:
- the garA gene encoding glycogen accumulation regulator GarA, whose protein sequence is MTENDQNSGTDQTSDEVTVETTSVFRADFLNELDAPAAAGTESAVSGVEGLPVGSALLVVKRGPNAGSRFLLDQPVTSAGRHPDSDIFLDDVTVSRRHAEFRIEGGEFQVVDVGSLNGTYVNREPVDSAVLSNGDEVQIGKFRLVFLTGPKGADSDS, encoded by the coding sequence GTGACGGAGAACGACCAGAACTCTGGGACCGACCAGACGTCTGATGAAGTCACCGTGGAAACGACTTCGGTCTTCCGCGCCGACTTCCTCAACGAACTGGACGCCCCGGCGGCGGCCGGCACGGAGAGTGCCGTGTCCGGTGTCGAGGGTCTGCCCGTCGGTTCGGCGCTGCTGGTCGTCAAGCGCGGCCCCAACGCGGGGTCGCGGTTCCTGCTCGACCAGCCCGTCACGTCGGCCGGTCGGCATCCCGACAGCGACATCTTCCTCGACGACGTCACTGTGAGCCGTCGGCACGCGGAGTTCCGCATCGAGGGCGGCGAGTTCCAGGTCGTCGACGTCGGCAGCCTCAACGGCACCTACGTCAACCGGGAGCCGGTCGACTCGGCCGTGCTCTCCAACGGTGACGAGGTGCAGATCGGCAAATTCCGTCTGGTGT